In Streptomyces sp. SID8374, one genomic interval encodes:
- a CDS encoding histidine phosphatase family protein has protein sequence MTATATATRYLHLVRHGEAAADESGLTENGRRQATLLGRRLADVPFAAVHHGPLPRAEETAHLIGAELDGVPLHRTELAGDYVPHVPHRDELPPESADLFLRFLEGASPEDREHGPALARRALERFTGPVDGEEDRHELVVTHNFLVAWLVRDALYAPEWRWLGLNHANAALTVIRYPPDRPASLLLANDMRHLPADLRWTGFPPEMHL, from the coding sequence ATGACCGCCACCGCTACCGCCACCCGCTATCTCCACCTCGTCCGGCACGGCGAGGCGGCAGCGGACGAGAGCGGCCTGACGGAGAACGGCCGCCGCCAGGCCACCCTGCTCGGGCGGCGCCTCGCGGACGTCCCCTTCGCGGCCGTCCACCACGGCCCGCTCCCCCGGGCGGAGGAGACCGCGCACCTGATCGGCGCCGAGCTGGACGGCGTACCCCTGCACCGCACGGAACTCGCCGGGGACTACGTCCCCCACGTCCCGCACCGGGACGAACTCCCCCCGGAGTCGGCCGACCTCTTCCTCCGCTTCCTCGAAGGGGCGAGCCCGGAGGACAGGGAGCACGGGCCCGCCCTGGCCCGCCGGGCGCTGGAGCGGTTCACCGGCCCGGTCGACGGCGAGGAGGACCGGCACGAACTGGTCGTCACCCACAACTTCCTGGTCGCCTGGCTCGTCCGGGACGCCCTGTACGCCCCCGAGTGGCGCTGGCTCGGCCTCAATCACGCCAACGCGGCCCTCACGGTCATCCGTTACCCGCCCGACCGGCCCGCCTCCCTCCTCCTGGCCAACGACATGCGCCACCTCCCCGCCGACCTGCGCTGGACCGGCTTCCCACCCGAGATGCACCTCTGA
- a CDS encoding ABC transporter ATP-binding protein, with the protein MTTAVTIPRHGGTGGRTAVAARARQVVKAYGSGETRVVALDHVDVDIARGQFTAIMGPSGSGKSTLMHCLAGLDTVTSGEIFLDETEITKLKDKKLTQLRRDRIGFIFQAFNLLPTLNAIENITLPMDIAGRKPDADWLRQVVETVGLAERLKHRPTQLSGGQQQRVAVARALAARPEIIFGDEPTGNLDSRAGAEVLSFLRKSVDELGQTIVMVTHDPVAASYADRVLYLADGSIVDEMYNPTADQVLDRMKHFDARGRTS; encoded by the coding sequence GTGACAACGGCTGTAACCATTCCCAGGCACGGGGGCACTGGAGGGCGTACGGCCGTCGCGGCGCGAGCGCGGCAGGTCGTCAAGGCGTACGGCAGCGGGGAGACCCGCGTCGTGGCACTCGACCATGTCGACGTGGACATCGCCCGCGGGCAGTTCACGGCGATCATGGGCCCGTCCGGCTCCGGCAAGTCGACGCTGATGCACTGCCTGGCCGGTCTCGACACGGTGACGTCGGGCGAGATCTTCCTCGACGAGACCGAGATCACCAAGCTCAAGGACAAGAAGCTCACCCAGCTCCGGCGCGACCGGATCGGCTTCATCTTCCAGGCGTTCAACCTGCTCCCGACGCTCAACGCGATCGAGAACATCACGCTGCCGATGGACATCGCGGGCCGCAAGCCCGACGCCGACTGGCTGCGCCAGGTCGTGGAGACCGTGGGGCTCGCCGAGCGCCTCAAGCACCGCCCCACCCAGCTCTCCGGCGGTCAGCAGCAGCGCGTCGCGGTGGCCAGGGCGCTCGCCGCCCGGCCGGAGATCATCTTCGGTGACGAGCCGACGGGGAACCTGGACTCCCGGGCCGGGGCCGAGGTCCTCTCCTTCCTCCGCAAGTCGGTCGACGAGCTGGGCCAGACCATCGTCATGGTCACCCACGACCCGGTCGCCGCCTCCTACGCGGACCGGGTGCTGTATCTCGCCGACGGCTCCATCGTCGACGAGATGTACAACCCGACGGCGGACCAGGTCCTCGACCGTATGAAGCACTTCGACGCACGTGGGCGGACGTCATGA